From Watersipora subatra chromosome 2, tzWatSuba1.1, whole genome shotgun sequence, one genomic window encodes:
- the LOC137386748 gene encoding uncharacterized protein: MVQGERCILAGLVTTVLLLWMLMYAGEEIWEVKLKEGLAVESGRAKRSARVSVSNQRHNLTAAERAYLRSFGIPKLKKAFKPQFSEDDKDQIIQAVKVLTDALSASGIEYFLYGGSLIGSWRHHDIIPWDDDVDIIVNISDWQKLESLFIPGYTMNIHTLNRYKFYNNNATDISSRFWKWPFIDICFFGDNGTHLYDMDPTFSKTFVYKKSDVFPLILRPFANLNLKAPKNSELIISQNYDINLCQSRSYDHKKEKDISLKEITTVNCRQLYRIYPFVIREKSRQGIENVYLDGRLLSSIETHSSDL; the protein is encoded by the exons ATGGTACAGGGTGAACGGTGCATTCTAGCTGGTCTAGTTACGACAGTACTGCTCTTATGGATGCTCATGTACGCAGGAGAAGAGATTTGGGAAGTGAAACTCAAGGAAGGTTTG GCTGTGGAGTCGGGTAGAGCAAAGAGATCCGCACGTGTCTCTGTCAGCAACCAGAGGCACAACTTAACCGCTGCCGAGCGTGCGTACCTTCGATCATTTGGCATTCCTAAGTTAAAGAAGGCCTTCAAACCACAGTTCTCTGAAGATGACAAAGACCAAATCATTCAAGCGGTTAAAGTGCTTACTGATGCCTTGAGCGCATCAGGAATAGAGTACTTCCTGTATGGTGGCTCTCTCATCGGTTCCTGGAGACACCATGATATCATACCCTGGGATGATGACGTGGATATTATAGTCAATATTTCAGACTGGCAGAAGTTGGAGTCGCTCTTCATTCCTGGCTATACAATGAATATCCACACGTTAAACCGTTACAAATTTTACAACAACAACGCCACCGATATTTCGTCTCGTTTTTGGAAGTGGCCGTTTATAGATATTTGTTTCTTTGGAGATAACGGCACACACCTTTACGATATGGACCCAACTTTCTCTAAAACATTTGTCTATAAAAAGTCAGACGTTTTTCCTCTGATCCTGAGACCTTTCGCAAACTTAAACCTTAAGGCTCCTAAAAATAGTGAGCTCATAATCAGCCAAAACTATGATATCAATTTATGTCAAAGTCGGTCGtatgatcataaaaaggagaaagatATATCCCTGAAGGAGATAACCACAGTCAACTGTCGACAGCTGTATAGAATATACCCCTTTGTTATCAGAGAGAAATCTAGACAGGGAATAGAAAATGTATACTTAGATGGCAGGCTATTATCCAGTATTGAGACGCATTCCAGCGACCTTtga